In Cynocephalus volans isolate mCynVol1 chromosome 3, mCynVol1.pri, whole genome shotgun sequence, one DNA window encodes the following:
- the LRRC57 gene encoding leucine-rich repeat-containing protein 57 produces the protein MGNSALRAHVETAQKTGVFQLKDRGLTEFPSELQKLTSNLRTIDLSNNKIESLPPLLIGKFTLLKSLSLNNNKLTALPDELCNLKKLETLSLNNNHLRELPSTFGQLSALKTLGLSGNQLGVLPPQLCSLQHLDVVDLSKNQIRSIPDIVGELQVIELNLNQNQISQISVKISCCPRLKVLRLEENCLELSMLPRSILSDSQISLLAVEGNLFEIKKLRELEGYDKYMERFTATKKKFA, from the exons ATGGGAAACAGTGCTCTCCGCGCTCATGTGGAAACGGCGCAGAAAACTGGTGTCTTTCAGCTTAAGGACCGTGGATTGACCGAG TTCCCCTCAGAGTTGCAGAAGCTGACGAGCAATCTCAGGACCATCGACTTGTCCAACAACAAGATCGAGAGCCTACCGCCTTTGCTGATAGGGAAGTTCACTCTGTTGAAGAGCCTCTCCCTGAACAACAACAAATTGA CTGCTCTTCCTGATGAGTTATGCAATCTGAAAAAACTAGAGACGCTAAGCCTAAACAACAATCACCTGAGAGAGCTGCCATCTACCTTTGGGCAACTGTCTGCCCTCAAGACCTTGGGACTCTCTGGGAACCAACTGGGAGTACTACCACCACAACTTTGTAGCCTACAGCACCTGGATGTGGTGGATCTCTCCAAGAACCAGATTCGGAGTATACCTGACATAGTGGGGGAGCTGCAGGTCATCGAACTCAATCTCAACCAGAACCAG ATATCTCAGATCTCAGTAAAGATATCTTGCTGTCCTCGCCTTAAAGTTCTTCGGCTGGAAGAGAACTGTCTTGAGCTCAGCATGCTTCCACGGAGCATCCTCAGTGATTCCCAGATCTCTCTGCTTGCTGTGGAAggcaatctttttgaaataaagaaactTCGAGAACTGGAAGGCTATGATAAG TACATGGAGAGGTTCACGGCCACAAAGAAGAAGTTTGCATGA